Proteins encoded within one genomic window of Micromonospora halotolerans:
- a CDS encoding S8 family serine peptidase: MTFLTRSSGDGSVSVIPSDALKLLSADRLDPQLFDLGALIDSASDGGGELPLIAQYAKATTSGPADRVRGVLADNARTTLALPRLGLNTMRVPTDDTGRMWRAVTGGERAAQSLRGGLGKLWLDRRMKVSLERSVPQIGAPTAWQAGLTGTGVTVAVLDTGYDIDHPDLKDVVVASADFVGEGTVDDHVGHGTHVSSTIGGSGVASNGLRKGVAPGAKLAEGKVCTEDGCPWSAILAGMQWAANEVHAKVINMSLGGLDTPGIDPLEAAVNDLSAQTGALFVIAAGNNGCRYGARPVGSPSTADAALSVAAVNSADFIADFSSCGPRVIDNALKPEISAPGVGIVAAVPGGGYGTSSGTSMAAPHVTGAAAILAQQHPDWTGEQLKAGLMSSASQPQWESMPSPRYGAGRVDVARAIAAQVTPSAGALNINQPWPRPTQGVTRTVSYRNAGTEPVVLDLAVSSIPAALVTLSTQRLTVPADGSASVTLTVGNEGEAEAYHLGALTATVDGTPRARTALSYHQDARYDVSVELVNRLGAPAEGSVAAVNGDTGAVTYLTVNGGTARGMLPTGRHYLLTTVYPGGPEDIAFTYGIVPVTVTDDTAVLPVRVDARRGKQVRLEVSDRSAEHVVTSVDLTLDVAGTRMAHGGSFGVQGASYVLPVEDPAVTYGARAVFDKKGSSEQSPSPYHYRIADTRAGIPTDPVSTVAREDLARVVMDYKAPGVASSGSAAVGMSTDSSLPTLTVEGPVTYPSTVIDYRAPGRYESEIRIGDNWITAPPRTVSLADAGRETWNNAILGPTLDGTTGLNGDGFMSIPDIPWFVDAETHDFAYTPASGTLTLKREGEQVAQWQAGQWGYAYGLPVEKATYTLQASVTRSVPFATLSSRIDAEWRFTAAGTTEWVANPLMVPRLAAVGLDDYNRAAGNAPTKVLIGVSGQPAGGVHATRVEASFDDGGTWQSLTVTGGPDGTLGKVMVPSPAAAGHVALRVTLTDQDGNQVTQTVHRAYEVRPR; the protein is encoded by the coding sequence GTGACGTTCCTGACCCGATCGTCCGGCGACGGCAGCGTCTCCGTCATCCCCTCCGACGCGCTGAAGCTGCTCTCCGCTGACCGGCTGGACCCCCAGCTGTTCGACCTGGGCGCGCTTATCGACAGCGCGTCCGACGGCGGTGGCGAGCTGCCGCTGATCGCCCAGTACGCGAAGGCGACCACGTCCGGGCCCGCCGACCGGGTGCGAGGCGTGCTCGCCGACAACGCCCGCACCACTCTCGCCCTGCCCCGGCTCGGGCTGAACACGATGCGCGTCCCCACGGACGACACCGGACGCATGTGGCGTGCGGTCACCGGTGGGGAGAGGGCCGCTCAGAGTCTGCGTGGTGGCCTCGGCAAGCTCTGGCTGGACCGCAGGATGAAGGTCTCGCTGGAGCGCAGTGTGCCCCAGATCGGCGCCCCGACTGCCTGGCAGGCGGGGCTCACCGGGACCGGTGTCACCGTGGCCGTTCTTGACACTGGCTACGACATCGACCACCCCGACCTCAAGGACGTGGTCGTCGCGTCCGCCGACTTCGTCGGCGAGGGCACGGTAGACGACCACGTCGGGCACGGCACCCACGTGTCCTCGACCATCGGGGGCAGCGGAGTGGCCTCGAACGGGCTGCGCAAGGGCGTGGCGCCCGGCGCGAAGCTGGCCGAGGGCAAGGTGTGCACCGAGGACGGCTGCCCCTGGTCGGCGATCCTCGCCGGGATGCAGTGGGCGGCCAACGAGGTGCACGCGAAGGTCATCAACATGAGCCTCGGCGGGCTCGACACCCCCGGCATCGACCCGCTCGAGGCCGCCGTGAACGACCTGTCGGCCCAGACCGGAGCGCTCTTCGTCATCGCGGCCGGCAACAACGGCTGCCGGTACGGCGCGCGCCCGGTCGGCTCGCCCAGCACCGCCGACGCGGCGCTGAGCGTGGCAGCCGTCAACAGCGCCGACTTCATCGCCGACTTCTCCAGCTGCGGTCCCCGCGTGATCGACAACGCGCTGAAGCCGGAGATCAGCGCGCCCGGGGTGGGCATCGTCGCAGCCGTCCCCGGCGGAGGCTACGGGACCTCCAGCGGCACGTCGATGGCCGCCCCGCACGTCACCGGCGCGGCGGCGATCCTGGCCCAGCAGCATCCGGACTGGACCGGGGAGCAGCTGAAGGCCGGCCTCATGAGCAGCGCCTCCCAGCCCCAATGGGAAAGCATGCCATCACCCCGGTACGGGGCCGGCCGCGTCGACGTGGCGCGGGCGATCGCCGCCCAGGTCACGCCGAGCGCCGGTGCTCTCAACATCAACCAGCCCTGGCCACGCCCCACGCAGGGCGTCACCCGCACGGTCAGCTACCGCAACGCCGGGACCGAGCCGGTCGTCCTCGACCTGGCCGTCTCGTCGATCCCGGCCGCGCTTGTCACGCTGAGCACCCAGCGGTTGACGGTGCCCGCCGACGGCAGCGCCTCGGTGACACTCACCGTCGGCAACGAGGGCGAGGCAGAGGCGTACCACCTCGGCGCCCTCACCGCCACCGTCGACGGCACCCCGAGGGCCCGGACCGCGCTTAGCTACCACCAGGACGCGCGGTACGACGTGTCGGTGGAGCTGGTCAACCGGCTCGGCGCACCCGCCGAGGGCAGTGTGGCCGCGGTGAACGGCGACACCGGCGCGGTGACGTACTTGACGGTCAACGGAGGCACGGCCCGGGGGATGCTGCCCACCGGCCGGCACTACCTGCTGACCACGGTGTACCCGGGTGGGCCGGAGGACATCGCCTTCACCTACGGGATCGTGCCGGTCACGGTCACCGACGACACGGCCGTCCTGCCGGTACGGGTCGACGCCCGCCGCGGCAAGCAGGTTCGGCTCGAGGTCTCCGACCGCTCGGCCGAGCATGTCGTCACGTCCGTGGACCTGACCCTCGACGTCGCGGGTACCCGGATGGCGCACGGTGGCTCCTTCGGTGTGCAGGGCGCGAGCTACGTCCTCCCGGTCGAGGATCCGGCCGTCACCTACGGCGCCCGGGCGGTCTTCGACAAGAAGGGATCGAGCGAGCAGTCGCCGAGCCCCTACCACTACCGCATCGCCGACACCCGCGCCGGGATCCCCACCGATCCGGTAAGCACCGTGGCCAGGGAGGACCTCGCCCGGGTCGTCATGGACTACAAGGCCCCCGGCGTCGCCTCCAGCGGCTCCGCCGCCGTCGGCATGAGCACCGACAGCAGCCTTCCCACGCTCACGGTCGAAGGGCCGGTCACCTACCCGTCGACGGTCATCGACTACCGGGCGCCGGGGCGGTACGAGAGCGAGATCCGCATCGGCGACAACTGGATCACGGCGCCGCCGCGAACCGTCAGCCTGGCAGACGCCGGCCGGGAGACCTGGAACAACGCGATCCTCGGGCCGACGCTGGACGGCACCACCGGGTTGAACGGCGACGGCTTCATGTCGATCCCCGACATCCCGTGGTTCGTCGATGCCGAGACGCACGACTTCGCGTACACCCCCGCGTCCGGCACCTTGACCCTGAAGCGGGAGGGAGAGCAGGTCGCGCAGTGGCAGGCCGGCCAGTGGGGTTACGCCTACGGGCTGCCCGTGGAGAAGGCCACCTACACCCTGCAGGCCAGCGTCACCCGGTCGGTGCCGTTCGCCACCCTGTCCAGCCGGATCGACGCCGAGTGGCGGTTCACCGCGGCAGGCACCACCGAGTGGGTGGCCAACCCGCTCATGGTGCCCCGCCTGGCCGCCGTCGGCCTCGACGACTACAACCGGGCCGCCGGCAACGCGCCCACCAAGGTGCTGATCGGCGTCAGCGGCCAGCCCGCCGGCGGCGTCCATGCCACCCGGGTGGAGGCGTCCTTCGACGACGGCGGCACCTGGCAGTCGCTGACGGTCACCGGCGGGCCGGACGGGACGCTGGGCAAGGTGATGGTCCCCAGCCCGGCCGCGGCGGGCCACGTCGCGCTGCGCGTCACGCTGACCGACCAGGACGGCAACCAGGTCACGCAGACCGTCCACCGCGCCTACGAGGTGCGGCCCCGGTAA
- a CDS encoding SDR family oxidoreductase translates to MRVFLAGASGVIGRRLIPRLVQAGHVVGGMTRSSDKTELLAQLGAEPILCDVFDRDALIKAVREFEPEVILNELTDLPDEVEKIGDHAELNARIRTEGNQNLIDAARQSGSPKILAQTVAWQLPDGPDARAVAELERAVLAEGGVVLSYGQFYGPGTYNEQQIPAEPRVQIDRAAERTVELLDALSGVVVITD, encoded by the coding sequence ATGCGGGTATTTCTCGCCGGTGCGTCCGGCGTGATCGGACGGCGGCTGATCCCCCGGCTGGTGCAGGCGGGGCACGTGGTCGGTGGCATGACGCGATCGTCCGACAAGACCGAGCTGCTGGCGCAGCTCGGCGCCGAGCCGATCCTGTGTGACGTCTTCGACCGGGACGCCCTGATCAAGGCGGTTCGAGAATTCGAACCGGAGGTCATCCTGAACGAGCTCACCGATCTGCCCGATGAGGTGGAGAAGATTGGTGATCATGCGGAGCTGAACGCGCGCATCCGGACCGAGGGCAACCAGAACCTGATCGACGCGGCACGCCAGAGCGGATCACCGAAGATCCTGGCCCAGACCGTCGCCTGGCAGTTGCCGGACGGACCCGATGCCCGGGCCGTCGCCGAGTTGGAACGCGCCGTTCTCGCCGAGGGTGGCGTGGTGCTGAGCTATGGGCAGTTCTACGGGCCCGGCACCTACAACGAACAGCAGATCCCCGCCGAGCCCCGGGTCCAGATCGATCGGGCTGCCGAACGCACGGTGGAGCTGCTGGATGCGCTGTCGGGCGTCGTCGTCATCACTGACTAG
- the pdxR gene encoding MocR-like pyridoxine biosynthesis transcription factor PdxR, which yields MTDSRTSSGDVPPSVFGADLHLDLIGPGLRAGLTDALREAIRSGRLVPGTRLPSSRSLAADLGVARNTVADTYAELIAEGWLTARQGSGTRVAKRAEPRSAAPAAVRARPAQRRPTYGLLPGAPTLAEFPRTQWLKAARRALTAAPNDAFGYGDALGRVELRTALADYLARARGVHAGPDRIVICAGFRHGLTLMAQVLRARQVAALAVESYGLDVYRDLLTSAGLRIPPVYVDEHGARTDDLTGLSAVGAALLTPAHQYPTGFALTPQRRTAAVDWARATGGLILEDDYDGEFRYDRQPVGALQGLDPERVVYFGTASKSLAPGLRLGWMVLPKELVPEVVAAKGDIDYMSSALEQLTLAEFIASGAYDRQVRTMRVRYRRRRDELVAALARRAPAVRVTGMAAGLQVVLELPPGTENAVVQAAARRGLAVAPMADFRHELADAGWRSAEPDGLVVNYAAPSDSAWAGALDALCEVMP from the coding sequence GTGACAGATTCGCGGACCAGTTCGGGGGACGTCCCACCTTCGGTGTTCGGCGCCGACCTGCATCTGGACCTGATCGGCCCCGGGCTGCGGGCCGGGCTTACGGACGCCCTGCGGGAGGCCATCCGCAGCGGACGTCTGGTGCCCGGCACCCGGCTGCCGTCGTCCCGTTCACTCGCCGCCGATCTCGGCGTCGCCCGCAATACCGTTGCCGACACCTACGCCGAACTGATCGCCGAAGGCTGGCTCACCGCCCGACAGGGCTCCGGAACGCGGGTGGCCAAGCGGGCTGAACCACGCAGCGCGGCGCCCGCCGCCGTTCGCGCAAGGCCCGCCCAACGCCGTCCCACGTACGGCCTGCTGCCTGGTGCGCCAACCCTCGCGGAGTTTCCCCGCACGCAGTGGCTCAAAGCCGCTCGCCGGGCGCTGACGGCGGCCCCGAACGATGCCTTCGGCTACGGCGACGCTCTCGGCCGGGTGGAGCTACGTACCGCCCTCGCCGACTATCTGGCGCGGGCTCGCGGGGTGCACGCCGGACCGGACCGGATCGTGATCTGTGCCGGTTTCCGCCACGGTCTGACCCTGATGGCGCAGGTCCTGCGGGCGCGGCAGGTCGCGGCGCTGGCTGTCGAGTCGTACGGCCTCGACGTCTATCGCGATCTGCTGACCAGCGCTGGCCTGCGCATTCCGCCCGTCTATGTCGACGAACACGGCGCGCGCACCGATGATCTGACGGGGTTGAGCGCGGTGGGCGCGGCGCTGTTGACACCGGCGCATCAGTACCCGACGGGGTTCGCGTTGACCCCGCAGCGGCGCACGGCGGCAGTGGACTGGGCCCGCGCCACCGGCGGGCTGATCCTGGAGGACGACTACGACGGGGAGTTCAGATACGACCGCCAGCCGGTGGGCGCGCTGCAGGGCCTCGACCCGGAGCGGGTGGTGTACTTCGGCACGGCGAGCAAGTCACTGGCGCCCGGACTGCGGCTCGGTTGGATGGTGCTGCCGAAGGAGCTGGTCCCGGAGGTCGTGGCGGCCAAGGGAGACATCGACTACATGTCGAGCGCGCTGGAACAGCTGACGCTCGCCGAGTTCATCGCCTCGGGGGCGTACGACCGTCAGGTACGCACGATGCGCGTGCGCTACCGGCGCCGCCGGGACGAGCTGGTCGCCGCGCTGGCCCGGCGTGCGCCCGCCGTCCGCGTGACCGGGATGGCCGCCGGGCTGCAGGTGGTCCTCGAGCTCCCGCCCGGCACCGAGAACGCGGTCGTCCAGGCGGCGGCCCGCCGGGGCCTGGCGGTGGCCCCGATGGCCGATTTCCGTCACGAGCTGGCCGATGCCGGCTGGCGGTCGGCCGAGCCGGACGGGCTGGTGGTCAACTACGCGGCTCCCTCGGACAGCGCGTGGGCGGGAGCGTTGGACGCCCTGTGCGAGGTCATGCCGTAG
- a CDS encoding aldo/keto reductase, with product MKRRILGGTGMSVSEFALGTMMLGAMGNTDHDESVGMIHTALDAGINFVDTADVYSDGESEEIVGKALKGRRDEVVLATKFSLPMGSDDNQRGGSRRWIMRAVEDSLRRLGTDYIDLYQMHRWDPDTDPDETLSALSDLIRAGKVRAIGSSLFHPEQIVEAQWVAERRNHQRFRSEQPPYNILLRGIEATTLPTAQRYGMGVLTFGPLGSGWLSGRADPTAGHRNAGPATRLFDQTEPGNQAKAAAVGELTELAAEAGLKMSHLAIAFVLSHPAITSVLIGPRTPAQLTDLLSGADVELSDDVLDRIDEIVPPGVNLNQKDVLFLPSTLGDKHNRRRRR from the coding sequence ATGAAACGCAGAATCCTCGGTGGTACAGGCATGTCGGTGAGCGAGTTCGCGCTCGGCACCATGATGCTCGGCGCGATGGGCAACACCGATCACGACGAATCGGTGGGCATGATCCACACCGCGCTGGACGCGGGCATCAACTTCGTCGACACCGCGGACGTCTACTCCGACGGCGAGAGCGAGGAAATCGTCGGCAAAGCGCTGAAGGGGCGGCGTGACGAGGTCGTCCTCGCTACCAAGTTCTCGTTGCCGATGGGATCGGACGACAACCAACGGGGCGGATCCCGCAGGTGGATCATGCGGGCGGTGGAGGACAGCCTGCGTCGTCTCGGCACCGACTACATCGACCTTTACCAAATGCACCGGTGGGATCCGGACACGGACCCCGATGAGACACTTTCGGCGCTCTCGGATCTGATCCGGGCCGGCAAAGTACGCGCGATCGGCTCGTCACTGTTCCACCCGGAGCAGATAGTCGAAGCGCAGTGGGTCGCCGAGCGGCGCAACCACCAACGCTTCCGGTCCGAGCAGCCGCCGTACAACATCCTGCTGCGCGGCATCGAGGCCACGACACTGCCAACCGCCCAGCGGTACGGCATGGGCGTGCTGACCTTCGGCCCACTCGGCTCTGGCTGGCTCTCCGGCCGGGCCGACCCAACGGCGGGTCACCGTAACGCGGGACCTGCCACACGGCTTTTCGACCAAACGGAACCGGGAAACCAGGCGAAGGCGGCGGCTGTCGGTGAGCTCACCGAACTCGCGGCCGAAGCGGGGTTGAAGATGTCCCATCTGGCCATCGCCTTTGTTCTGTCCCACCCGGCCATCACCTCGGTTCTCATCGGTCCACGCACTCCCGCGCAGCTCACCGATCTGCTGTCCGGCGCGGATGTCGAACTCAGCGACGACGTGCTGGACCGGATCGACGAGATAGTTCCGCCGGGGGTCAACCTCAACCAGAAGGACGTCCTCTTCCTGCCCTCCACTCTCGGGGACAAGCACAACCGCCGCCGCCGTCGCTGA
- a CDS encoding helix-turn-helix domain-containing protein codes for MSEGNAELRAFLRTRRARLAPEQAGLPAQPGVRRVPGLRREEVAQLAGVSTDYYIRLERGRNLNVSESVLRALARALQLNEIERIHLLALAKLRRSPSGHRPMPTQRVRPGLLQTLNALTDVPALVIGRRCDVLATNALARALYTNFDALPRRERNLVRFLFLDDAARELYLDWPEAARSAVASLHLYAGRNPNDAQLAELVDELCVRDTDFRRWWADYDVHRHSYGAHRFHHPILGEMTLNYEALAHTVDPEQFLALHTAEPGSPSEQALRLLASYAAARQHSDSRAAHRDPPHGSLTTVRRGCLANGVSGDLG; via the coding sequence ATGAGCGAGGGCAACGCAGAGCTCCGGGCATTCCTGCGGACGCGACGGGCGCGGCTGGCGCCGGAGCAGGCGGGCCTGCCCGCGCAGCCAGGCGTCCGCCGAGTGCCGGGGTTGCGCCGCGAGGAAGTCGCCCAGCTCGCCGGGGTGAGCACCGACTACTACATTCGGCTGGAGCGCGGCCGGAACCTGAACGTCTCCGAGTCGGTGCTGAGGGCACTGGCCCGCGCACTGCAACTGAACGAGATCGAACGCATCCACCTCCTCGCGCTGGCAAAACTCCGGCGGTCCCCGTCAGGGCATCGACCGATGCCGACTCAGCGGGTTCGACCCGGGCTGCTGCAAACCCTGAACGCACTCACCGATGTGCCAGCGCTCGTGATCGGCCGCCGCTGCGACGTGCTGGCCACCAACGCGCTCGCCCGCGCCCTTTACACCAACTTCGACGCACTGCCCCGCCGCGAGCGCAATCTCGTCCGGTTTCTCTTCCTCGACGACGCGGCGCGAGAGCTGTACCTCGACTGGCCGGAAGCGGCCCGCAGCGCCGTCGCCAGCCTGCATCTCTACGCCGGGCGCAACCCGAACGACGCCCAGCTCGCCGAGCTGGTCGACGAGTTGTGCGTACGTGACACGGATTTCCGCCGCTGGTGGGCCGATTACGACGTGCACCGACACAGCTACGGTGCCCACCGTTTCCACCACCCGATCCTCGGCGAGATGACTCTCAACTACGAGGCACTCGCCCACACTGTTGATCCGGAACAATTCCTCGCGCTACACACCGCCGAGCCCGGCTCCCCCTCTGAACAGGCCCTGCGCCTGCTGGCGAGCTACGCGGCCGCCCGTCAACACTCTGACAGCCGGGCAGCCCACCGCGACCCACCTCACGGCAGTCTGACCACCGTTCGACGGGGTTGTCTCGCTAACGGTGTTTCCGGCGATCTTGGTTAG